A stretch of Mycobacterium sp. ITM-2016-00316 DNA encodes these proteins:
- a CDS encoding ABC transporter permease, with protein MSTSVPSRPFGRLFNAVDDFAAGWNRIGGQVRFYAETLAAVPDAVVHYRTELLRLIAQMGLGSGALVVVGGTVAIVGFLTMTTGALVAVQGYNQLASVGFEALTGFASAFFNVRLIVPGTTSVALSATIGAAATAQLGAMRINEEIDALEVMGIRSVTFLASTRVLAGVIVVIPLYCVAVMMAFLAARFGTTVIYGQGSGVYDHYFGTFLSPTDLIWSFFQCVSMTVVIMLVHTYYGFTASGGPAGVGEAVGRAVRTSMVVAAVEIVMISLAVYGQSGNFDLAG; from the coding sequence ATGAGCACCAGCGTACCCAGTAGGCCGTTCGGGCGACTGTTCAACGCTGTGGACGACTTCGCTGCGGGCTGGAACCGGATAGGAGGTCAGGTCCGTTTCTACGCCGAGACGCTGGCCGCGGTGCCCGACGCGGTCGTCCACTATCGCACCGAGCTGTTGCGGTTGATCGCTCAGATGGGTCTGGGTAGCGGCGCTCTCGTCGTCGTCGGCGGCACCGTGGCGATCGTCGGATTTCTGACGATGACGACGGGCGCTTTGGTTGCCGTGCAGGGATACAACCAGCTGGCATCGGTGGGATTCGAGGCACTCACGGGATTCGCTTCGGCGTTCTTCAACGTGCGGCTGATCGTCCCGGGGACGACGTCGGTGGCGTTGTCCGCGACGATCGGGGCGGCGGCGACTGCCCAACTCGGCGCGATGCGGATCAATGAGGAAATCGATGCGCTCGAGGTGATGGGCATCCGAAGCGTGACATTCCTTGCCTCCACCCGCGTCCTGGCCGGCGTGATCGTGGTGATCCCGTTGTATTGCGTCGCAGTGATGATGGCCTTTCTGGCTGCCCGCTTCGGGACAACGGTGATCTACGGACAAGGTTCCGGCGTCTACGACCACTACTTCGGTACGTTCCTGAGTCCCACCGACCTCATCTGGTCGTTCTTTCAGTGCGTGTCGATGACGGTGGTCATCATGCTGGTCCACACCTACTACGGCTTCACCGCCTCGGGTGGACCTGCGGGCGTTGGCGAGGCGGTGGGACGTGCCGTGCGCACCTCGATGGTCGTCGCGGCGGTGGAGATCGTGATGATCTCACTGGCCGTCTACGGTCAGTCGGGCAACTTCGATCTGGCCGGTTAG